In the Candidatus Atribacteria bacterium genome, ATTTTTACTTATTAATCTATAGACTTCCCCATCACAATTGGTACATTTTTTAATGGGGTCGGCTGTAATCGATTGGAATTTTTCAAAAGCATTCCCACATTTTTTACATTTATATTCGTATGTTGGCATGATAATATTTCCCTTCTAAAATATCTTACTGAATATTTTAAACAAATTTGCAGTTTTGTCAAGGGAAGGAACTTTTTGGGATCTTCCCACCTAAGCAATCTGATTAAACAGTATAATAAAAAAGCAGTAATATCATTCAAATAAAATAAATTAAAAAGGAGAAGAAATTATGAATAAAAGGTTAAAAATTTTGTATATGATCGTAACTATATTTTTATTGTTTGTTTTTTTATTTAATTTTGCTTATGGTAATCCCTTATTAGAAGTAGTTCCAGAAAAAGTTATCGGGATTTTAGAAACAAAAGATGCAGAATTAATAAAAGGTCTATCTGAATTTGGTATCATGAACCTTGCCCCAGGTGGAGAATTAAGCAACGAAAGACAAAATTACAAAATGACCAGAGAAGAGATAAGAAATGAACTAGGGTTTGATGTCCTAGATCCTATATTTTTAGAGAATATCTTTTCCGCTGGTGCAATTCTCTCTTGTCTGGGTGTTTCTGTAGCTGGAGTTCCTGAAATGCTGCTTGTTTTATCTCCCTCTAATAGTCGTGATTTTACTAAATTTCTGGGAGCTGTTGAGGCGAAAAATGATTTAATTGAAGAAATATCAAATTATAAAGGGATTGATATATTTAATATCATTCTTCCCGAAAGTAAAGATTTGGAACCTATAAAATCCATTTCTTACGCTTTTTTAGGCGATACCTTAGTGATTGGAGGAAATTTATCTCCAGTTAAAAAAGCTATAGAAGTATTTCAAGGAGAGTGCAATTCTCTTCTGGAAAATTTAGAATATCAAATACAAAAAGTGAAAACCGGAGAAAAAATAAGTCCTTCAAGTTTCTTTTTCTGCTTGTTTGGCCAAGAACTCTATCAATTTTTAGATGAATTAATTGGAGTAGTCGAAGAGGAAGAATTAGTTAAGACTTTAAGAAATTCTCGGGATTATTTTAAGGATATGGGCACTATAAGCTGCATAGGAGGCTATCAAGAAAAACAGTTTAAGGCCTATATGGTTGCACAAATAGCAGAAAAATATTTTAATATATTTAAAAAAGCAGATGTAAATAATTTAAAATCTCTTTCCATGTTTCCTAAAAACACCTTCTTTTATTTTGGAGGTGTCTTGCCTCTTATCTGGGAAGAAATAAAGGAAAATTATATTAGCAAGAACCTTCAACTTAATTTAGAAAAAAATATGCAGCAGATTCAAGAAAGAAGTGGAATTGATATCGAGAAAACTATTTATTCCTGGCCGGCAAAAGAATTTAGTTTGGGACTTTTCGATACTTCCGCTATTTTTCCCAAAGTTGGAGTAATAACGGGATATTCTTCAGAAGAAAAACTTATTCAAAATCTTTATCCTGCGTTAGAGGACTTTGCTCCCATGGCGGGTGGGACGTTAGTAGACAATCAGTATGAAGGAATAAATTACAAAAGCCTACCTAACCCAGTGTTCCCCTTGGGGTATGGAATCGTGAGAGATAGATTTGTTTTGTCCAGTAGCATTGCCAATATTATAGATACGGAAAAAGGAGATATGGTCGCCTTGAATACATTGGAACCTATAAAATATATGCTTTCTTTTCCCAAAGTTTATTCTCTATTATATATCGATATGAATTCCGTGAGTGAAATTGCAGGAAGGTATATGCAGATGGCAGTACAAGAGATTCCAGAAGGATCAGAAGAAAAGAAGGAAAGGGGGGCAAATAGAAAAGAATCCTTAGATACCATGTTAGAAGGTTTGCACCAACTCAAAAACCTTTTATTCTGGGCAGGAATAGAAGAAGATTACTCTTATTCCTGGTTAGAGGTAAATTATAAATAAGAAATAGACATGTGCACTGGGATGGTAATGGTTATTCAGATAGTTTAAAAGGAGAAAAGATCCTCCTTTTTTCTCATATTATTTCTATTGTTGATACCTATGATGTGATACAGTCCCGTCGTCCCTATAAAGGTGCGGTAAGTAAAAAGCAAGCGCTAAAGGAAATTAAAAATGCGCTGATACCCAGTTTGATCCGCAGCTGGTAGAGATATTCTTCAAAATAGTAAAAGATAATGAGAAATTAAAAAGAACCGGATCTGCTCCTAAACATTTTTCTAGTGCAAAATAAAAGTTTTTTTTATTATAAGTAAGTTAATTTTTGCATTTATTAGAAAAATCATCATTTTACTTTTTGATATTTCAATTCTTCTTTGTTATATTAGTGTGCGTAATATTCTTTTTAAAATAAATTGAATCCTTGAGATAAAGCAGTAAAGGTATCAAACATTAGTGGGAATTTATTTTGAAGTGTAGGGAAAAATATGATTGAGTCAGTTTTTATGTACCTGGCATTTTTTATATCCGCAAGTATTAGTTCCATGATCGGAATAGGTGGTGGAGTGCTTTATGTACCCGTTCTATTAGCTTTTGGTTTCCCTTTTTATCAAGCAGCAGCAATTAGTATTTTTATAATAATGTCTCTCTCTATTTCTTCTTCATTAGTATATTGCCAGGCGAAATTGGTCGATTGGAAATTAATTTTGTTAATCGAACCTTTGACTGCTATTATGTCTCTTATAGGTGGATATTATTCTTACTTACTTCAAGCTCAGGAATTACAAATAATATTTATTTTAGTACTGATTGTTTCCGGATATTTTATGTTAAAATCTAACAAAGAAATTCAAGATAAATTCATTAAAAAGAAAAAATGGGGTTGTTGGCATATAAAATTTAGAGAAGAAGAATATTCAGTAAATCTTTTAATTGGGATTCCATTTACTGCTCTGGCTGGTTTAATGGCCGGCTTATTAGGAATTGGAGGAGGAATAATAAAAGTACCTTTAATGGTATTATTACTGGGAGTTCCAATGAAGATTGCTGTAGGGTCCTCATGTTTTATGGTAGGCATTACTGCTTTATTTGGTTTTTGGGGGCACTTTTTTGCCGGACATTTTGAATTTAAAATGGCTCTAATTCTAGCTTTAGTGGTTTTTGCCGGGGCTCAAACTGGTTCTCGGTTATCCATAAAAGTGGATAAAATTTTACTAAAAAAAATTTATGCTATATTTCTGTTTATAATTTCTGCTTGGATGATGATAAATATGATAAAATAATAAACAAAAAGAGGAATAGATCATGAAGATTATCGGAATAATTGGATATAAGAAAAGTGGTAAAACTACTTTAACGCTTAGGTTATCTGACGAATTAAACAGAAGAGGTATTAAGGTAGCCGTAATAAAACATATTGATAAAGACCTTGATCTGGCTAATTCGGATACTTCAAAATATAAAGAAACACTTACACAGGTAGGGGCAGTTACTCCTAAAGAATTAGTATTTTTTTTAAGGGATAAAAAAAAATTAGAAGAGATTATAAAATATTTTAAAGCAGATATTGTCCTAATAGAGGGATTTAAAAAGGAAAAAACTTTTCCCAAAATTGTCTGTCTAAGAGAAGAAAGCGAAAAAGTGGGATTGTTTGATGGGTTACAACTTTGTACGGCTAGTTTTGTTTCTAAGGAAACAAAGGAGAAATTTTGCGATTTTAACATTTTGAATGATAAGGATATAAAAAAAATAGCGGAAATAGCTATCAATAAATCATTTAAATTACCTAACTTGAATTGCGGGGAATGTGGATATCAAAATTGTTATAATTTAGCTCAGGAAATTGTCAAAGGAAATAAAACTTCCGATGATTGTCCTTCTTTGAAACCTTCAATTTTGGTGAAAGTGAATGGGCAGACAATTTCGATGAATTCTTTTATAGCAAAGATTACCAAAAACACTATTAGTGGACTTTTATCTTCATTAAAGGGTTTTGGCAGAGGGGATATTGAAATAAAGATAAAACAATAAGAAATTCTTATTTTGTATCGCATGAATAGAAAGAACGAATAGTATAGAATGTATATATTTTTATCTTGTCGATGAATTAAGATCGAATTAGTTAACCAGTTAACTAAGGAACTATTTAAGCAATGAGGATGTGATTTTATCGTGTTAGAAGTATTAACTAAGACAAAAGTAAATATACAAGAAAAGAATAAA is a window encoding:
- a CDS encoding zinc ribbon domain-containing protein is translated as MPTYEYKCKKCGNAFEKFQSITADPIKKCTNCDGEVYRLISKN
- the mobB gene encoding molybdopterin-guanine dinucleotide biosynthesis protein B, whose protein sequence is MKIIGIIGYKKSGKTTLTLRLSDELNRRGIKVAVIKHIDKDLDLANSDTSKYKETLTQVGAVTPKELVFFLRDKKKLEEIIKYFKADIVLIEGFKKEKTFPKIVCLREESEKVGLFDGLQLCTASFVSKETKEKFCDFNILNDKDIKKIAEIAINKSFKLPNLNCGECGYQNCYNLAQEIVKGNKTSDDCPSLKPSILVKVNGQTISMNSFIAKITKNTISGLLSSLKGFGRGDIEIKIKQ
- a CDS encoding DUF3352 domain-containing protein, translating into MNKRLKILYMIVTIFLLFVFLFNFAYGNPLLEVVPEKVIGILETKDAELIKGLSEFGIMNLAPGGELSNERQNYKMTREEIRNELGFDVLDPIFLENIFSAGAILSCLGVSVAGVPEMLLVLSPSNSRDFTKFLGAVEAKNDLIEEISNYKGIDIFNIILPESKDLEPIKSISYAFLGDTLVIGGNLSPVKKAIEVFQGECNSLLENLEYQIQKVKTGEKISPSSFFFCLFGQELYQFLDELIGVVEEEELVKTLRNSRDYFKDMGTISCIGGYQEKQFKAYMVAQIAEKYFNIFKKADVNNLKSLSMFPKNTFFYFGGVLPLIWEEIKENYISKNLQLNLEKNMQQIQERSGIDIEKTIYSWPAKEFSLGLFDTSAIFPKVGVITGYSSEEKLIQNLYPALEDFAPMAGGTLVDNQYEGINYKSLPNPVFPLGYGIVRDRFVLSSSIANIIDTEKGDMVALNTLEPIKYMLSFPKVYSLLYIDMNSVSEIAGRYMQMAVQEIPEGSEEKKERGANRKESLDTMLEGLHQLKNLLFWAGIEEDYSYSWLEVNYK
- a CDS encoding sulfite exporter TauE/SafE family protein, whose amino-acid sequence is MIESVFMYLAFFISASISSMIGIGGGVLYVPVLLAFGFPFYQAAAISIFIIMSLSISSSLVYCQAKLVDWKLILLIEPLTAIMSLIGGYYSYLLQAQELQIIFILVLIVSGYFMLKSNKEIQDKFIKKKKWGCWHIKFREEEYSVNLLIGIPFTALAGLMAGLLGIGGGIIKVPLMVLLLGVPMKIAVGSSCFMVGITALFGFWGHFFAGHFEFKMALILALVVFAGAQTGSRLSIKVDKILLKKIYAIFLFIISAWMMINMIK